The window GAATCGCCAAATAACCAGTTGCAAAAGACATGCTATCGTCTAAGTTTCGTCTTATGTTGTCTGCTCTGTAAATAGGGTAAATGTAAAAGCAAACAACGGTTAGGGCGCCAACCAGTAGACCACCGCCCACGCCAAAAAAAAGGGATGGAAAGAGCGCTATTTGTAAAATAAAATACATTATTGGCGGAACAAGAACCATTGTTGAAACGGTAATAATTAAACTCGTTAGAAGAGTGAGGCTGACATAGGGCTTAAAACTTATTCTCATGCCAGATTTATGCAAACCAGTATCCATGTCTCTGAAGAGAGGTAAAAACCGATTCGCTCTTTCTCCCAAAAGGCGATAGGCAAAAAGTTGAGGGTTCCACTTTGTTTGCTCGGTATTCTTTGCTGATTGGCTGAAATGGTTTAGAAAGGCAGAAACTTTCAGACGAACTTCTTTTACAACGCGTTGACGTATTTGGTTTATCGATTTCTTAAGATGAGTAACGTTCATTAGCCGCCCATCCTTGCTTTTCTGTATATTCGGTTAGGGTTTGTATAGTATTCTCGGATGACGTTGGCGACTTGTGAGTATTTTCGTATGTTTTTTCTAACCATCCACTCTAGTACAGTTTTTCTTTTTTTCAGTTCCTCGCGAACTTCTTCCTCACTTACTCCCATCTTTTCCATGTTTCTCTCCAAAATGTGGCTTTGCCCCGTGTATTGGAAGGAGTCGCTTCTAGGGCTCCAGTTGAACACATCATTCGTATGCAGGTCTTTTGTTTTAGGGTCAAGAGCAGTAATTTCGGTTATTGTTGCTGTTCGCCTTGCAGGTTTGCCATCAATTTCTGTTCTTACTTGGATTGTTACAGCGTCAATCATAGCAAGTAGAGGTTTTGGTATGTTCATGGGCTCAGATTCCAATCTATTAATAACCGAGTTTACTGACTCACCATGGATTGTGCTCATTCCTAAATGACCTGTTGCCATGGCTTGGAACAACGTATAGGCTTCTGCACCTCTCACTTCACCTACAATTATAAAGTCAGGACGCTGACGCACTGCTGCTTTCAGAAGGTCGAATAACGTTATAGCGCCTGAACCTTTTTCATTTCCAAAGCCGATTCGTATGACGGAGGGAATCCAGTTCTCATGAGGTAGGTTGAGCTCAGCAGTATCTTCTACGCTTACAATTTTCAGCTCAGGTTTGATAAACATTGACAAACAGTTAAGCAGGGTCGTTTTGCCAGATGCCACTCCTCCAGCAACTAGAACAGACGCTCTGTGCTCTATAGCATACCAAAAATACGCCGCCATCTCAGACGACAACGTGTTGAAGTTTAGCAAATCTGAAATTGTAAGCGGGTCGACGCGGAAGCGACGTATAGTAAATGTAGAACCACGTCTAGTGACTTCACTTCCGTAAGTTAGTTGAATACGGCTTCCGTCTGGAAGCGATCCGTCTAACATGGGAGACGCTATGGAAATATTTTTGCCAGAAAGGTACGCTAATCGCACGATGAAAGAGTTTAACTCGCTTTCGTCTTCAAAAACGATGCTAGTGGGTAAGGACTCGTACTCGCGATGCCAAACATAAACCGGAATGTTGACACCATCTGCAGAAATATCTTCAACCATGCGATCTTTCATCAAGGAATCAATTTTTCCATAATGAACAAAGTCTCGTATAATATAGTACACTAATTTATCTACTGCTTCTTCGGCAATTTTTAGGCGATAGTTTTTGATGACTTCTCGAACTTTCTGTTTCAAATATTCAGCGGCTTTCTCACTTGTATCGATATCATTCAAGTTAACATCAATTTCTTCCATCAACGTTTTCTTTATTTCTTTAAGTATTTCAGCCTCTTCTTCAAGCAGTGTTGGCTCGATGACTTTGTAACGAACTTTTTGGGTTTTAGGATCTTTAACTATGGCGGCATATACGTAAGGTTCTTGAATTGAGTAGACCTCTCGGAACACCGAAGGCTTTTTCTTTTTTATCTGTTGTTCTGTTTTCTCCATCTTATTTCACCTTTGTTTTTCAGCGTGGAATCTGCTTGAAGGGCTAGCCTAAAGTTTTATCCGAATCCACGCTATATAACGTAGCGAGTCTTAATAAACTCTATGAATCCCCAATAATCCGCCACCCACATTTAGCCTCCAATAGACCCCTATTTGGAACCAGAAAAAATCTATAGGCTCAGCACGCCAGACACATGCACTAATCTCTTCAAAAATCTTTCGTTCACATTAGTATAGAGAAAAAGAAGTCTAATCTAAGTGGTGAGTGCACGCTATTTTGCACGATTGCTAATGTTCTTCTTTCTCCTTCTTTTTTTTGCAACTATACTCTCCTCAACAAAACTAGCATTACGCAACTCCCGCATATACCACACCCTATCACGTGCAAAGTAAGCCCCTGCTACTAAGCCAAAAACTATCAACGCCAATCCACTTAATGTTAACGCCAATCCCAAAGTACCTCCAGGTGTCTCCGAAAAACCCACTGGCACAAACAGAGCCCACTCTACTAATTCTGCCACAAATAATGTCTCCAAAATCCCACCCACAAACAAAACACTCCCAGCAATAAACATCAGATAAGCCGACATCTCATCATGCCTAGACTCTGCAGCTCTCTCACGCAAATAATCCCTAACCGACACCACTAACCCACACAAAAAACAACAACAGAAAAATATGTAAACCTTGTGACATATTACTATAGACCTGCAATTCACAAAACAAGGACAATTGCATATGTGTACAACAACAACACGGAAACGTTTATTAAATCTTAAAATTTACTATACGTTTAATGGGTGACTCTTTTGTCGGAGCTTATCTCAATACGATGCTCGGGGAATGTTGAAAAAGAAAGTAATGGCTGCTTCTGTGAAGCTTGTGGAAGGGCGTTTGAAAATACTATTCGATTAACTAATCTTTCAGTGACTCCCCTGCAAATCTATGAAGCTTGTCCATTCTGTTTCTCTAAATTAGATGAAAATGTAGTTTTAGACGAACTTGATAACTTAAAAGTGTTAATTTCAAAAGATTCAAATACTGTCCTTGAAAAAAGCCAGAAAAACATAAAAAGCCTTGAACCGACAGGATGCTCACATTACTTCGGATATTTAAAGAAACGCCCCAAAAACACGCCGATTCCAGACTCTTGTCTGACCTGTGAAAAGATGATACAATGCGTACTCTAGTAAGCCAACGGATCACTTCCAATGGGTTCAATATTATCAAATCATATTCAAAATCTGTATTCAATTTTGTGAATCATTATTCATAAATTATTTATTATTTATGCAGATTTATTATTGCTGGGATTAAGTATGACCATTGCGCGAATCAGCGTTAAAGACGAGAATGAGTTGCGGAAAATAGTTGTAAGTAATGTAAGTGCTGTTGAGAAAGAATTAACAGCAATTTGCCATAGCATGCCAATAGATTCAAAAACAAATATTGATGTTCTATGCCACGACGAAAACGGACAGCTGGTGATTCTCAAGCTAAGTACAAAAGAAAATGACAATATGTTTTTTGAAGGATTGAAAATCTTAGCTTACATGAATAACGTGAAACCAATGATAAAGTTTTCCTACAAAGATTTCAAAATAAACGATGCCAAAACACCGAGGCTTATCTTCCTAGCACCTTCGTTTTCAGTGCAGTTAGTTGATGTAGTTGGTCAGATGCAAGGAATCCAAATGGACCTCTACACTTGGGAGTACTTTGAATTTGATGACAAAAAAGCCCTGCACCTTGAACCAGTGTGGCTTAGTGAGGCAACGAAATCAATTCGACGAAGAACTAAGCCAGAAAAGCTAAAACCACTAGAGACTGCTGAAAAAAAACCGGAAAAACAGCCTGAAACGGTGACAGAAGAGTTTGTGATGCCTCCAGAAGAAGTTAAGCCGGAACAGCCTAAAAAAGAGCAAAAAGAACGAGCGAAAAAGAAATCAATTTTCTCAATCTAAGCTGTCTTCGTATCCGCACAATTTTTTGAACTTTTACCTTTTTTGTTTTCTTCATCATCTAACTAGAGTGAAGAGTGAAAAGCCTATTTCTTAAATTTTTTAAGAGAGAATCTTATTGAAATATCAGGGTTATGTAAATGGATGTGAGATTGTTTGTTGACGACAAAGAAATTTCACTTAGTGAATTCGTAAAGAAGATATTTAGCGGGATAGTTGTGGGTGCAGTGATGTCGCTAAGAGGTATAAAAGAAGATTGGAAAGAAATCCGAGTTGAAGTAGAAAATTAAACAAAAACGGTCTTTGTCTTGTTGAGCAAAGTCGCAGTGCCAAAAAATCTTGCGAGCATGTTATTTGTCTATTTTCGTTGACCATTTTGGAACTCTGGTGCTCATGACAACATCCCAACCGTTAAAGGGCTTAATGTCTAAAACAGGAGTACCATTAACAGCGTCAAGGCCTTTCACCCAAAGAACATTTCCTTCGCGTTTTACAAGCTCCACCAAAGTCAAACCAATAGGGTTCGGATGAACTGGAGCCCTTGTAGCAAAAATTCCTACAAGCGGCAACTCTGCTAAACCTCGAGGATGAACCTTCAAAACAGTCTTTCCAGTATTCAATATATTGTGCAACCAAAAAATAACGAAAACGTGAGAAAACTCTTCAATACTATCTAAAGCTTTGGTAAGATCTTTTTTGAGCACTATCCTTGAAACAAGACTTTTGTCTTTAACATCCTCGTCAGATGATGCTCGCTCTACAAAACCTATGGGTCTGATCTTAATTTTTTTAAAAGGCAACAACAGCATCACAATAATAGCTTGTAATTTCGCTAAGAAAAGATTAACTCAGGAGTCTTACTGCTTTTGTATTTGTGTCGAACGCATCAACAAAAAAGTTTATTAAGTATTCCGATGCCTGATATGTTGACTTGTAATATTTACTAGAAAAGAGATGTTCGAAAAAAGAGTGAAAATGCAAATGCGGGGGTTGGCTGTTTTTATTGTGTTTTTCGCTATTTTCTTAGTATCGTCGCTTGCGATTTCTTCTCCTTTGTTTCCTGGAAACGTTGTTTGTTTTTTGTTTGGAATTTCAGATTTGAGCCATGTCTCTTTGGTAAATGCGCTTGTGAATGGAGTTTTTTATGGATTTATTGTGTGGGCTGTTTTCAGTTTAAGTTTTAGGTGGATAGAACGGTCTCTTTCTAAGGATAAGCTGGTGAAGGAGAAGAAGTAGTTTTTATGAAAAAGTGAATCCGGTTATGTGGATGATGCTTTCACAGTTGTTACACTTTATTGTTAGTTCTTCTAGTTGATCATTCTTTTTCATTTTGACTTCTTGAATAACGTAGGTGGTTTCTGTTTCATCTTCAGGCGAAATTACTGCTCCACAGCGGGGGCAGAGGAAGTCTCCGTTGCCTTCAATCTTTGTTAGATCAACCACATATACGGTGGAAGTTTTCTTCATTTTTCACTATTCCTTATTAAGTGATGCTTTGGTTTTACCAAGATTTTGATAAATAACGTTTGTGAATTGTGAATCCAGAGTTTGGAGTGTGTGGTTACTGTTTATATCTTTTGATTTTTTGTTTGGATTTTCATTATTGTGTGTGCATCTGTGTTTGAGAGTTGTAAAGTCTTTTTATTTTTTCGTAGGCTTCTTCGGAGTTAGTAATGTTTTCTACAAGTTTTTCGAAAGGGCATTTGTCGGTTTTCTTCAAGTTGAGAATTGTCGGAACGAGTGTTTCAAATTCGCAGTGGATGTTGTATGTGTTTAATATTTCTAAAGCGCTTTGGCTTAGTATGATTGCAAAGGTTGCTTTGACGTTTGAATAAGCGCAGAGAAGTGATGCGGCTCTGCCGATAATTTTGTCTGCAACTGATGCGTCTGAGAGATTGCCGTTTAGTTCTTCTATTGCCTGTAAGAAACCGCTGAGTCCTTCTTTGTTCGTTTCAAAGATAGGCTTGGAGTTTTTCACGAATACTAAGCTTAGTTTTTTATCTCTTAATCTCTGCTTAGCAACTTCTAAGTCGTACATCTTACCCTTTAACGACAAGTAATCTTATTTTCTTAAATGTTTGCTAAGTGATGACGAATAGTTTGTCTTCTGGTATGGCAGCAACTTTCCACGCCAGTTCGCGAACTTCTTCGTTTGGTAAGGTTTCTTGTGAGAGAAGCTGAGACTTTAGCTTTTCAAACATTGACTGATTCAAGGCGACAAGCATTTTTTGTCCAGTGTCTTTTCTTTCGAATTCTGCTTGAATCTTTTCAGAGTCTATTAGAGAAAGTTTTTGGTTACCGGTAGTACACTTTGTCGTGATCTGAAGCCCATCTATAATGCAAGAGAAAGGAATGCAATGTGGCAATGAAGCTGTGATTTTTGATAATTCGCCTCTTTTTATGCCTAGCCGGCTTAGTCCTGTTAGTCCCATTCTAACGCCGATAACCAGAAATGGTCCAAGATGCCCATGAAATTCCGCGGCTTTCTCCAAAATAGATGTGAGTTCTGAGGATATGTTACGCTCAAGAGTCATACTGTTCCTCCTTTCAAGCCTCAAATTCTCTTCGATGCTCCAATTTTTGAAGCTATACCTCTAACAGTTAAAGCATTCATTAAGGATACCCCTACTGCACCTCCTATAACACCGCCTACAGCATGCAATCCTGCCCAACTTAATACTCCCCCCCATTTTGCTAGGGCAACTGGCGGCATAAAAAATGATCCTATAATCAAGCCTGCAACAGCCGCCGAGAAAACAGAGATTGCAAATAGACTAGTTGAGCCTAGGAGCCTCTTCTCAAACAATCGATTGTATCCAATAAGGAACGTGAGAACATCAAATACAATAGAAACTGTGAAGAAGCCAAAGAAGTGCAATGCTGTAGGTCTGACCAACATGTTAATTATCAGCGCGATGAAGCCTACAAATGTGGCTGTCCCGAGTTTTCTTACCCACCATACTGCCAGTATTAACGCAGAGAACCCTATTACATCACAAAGGAAAGGTAAGCTAAATATTTGGAAGAAGATAGGTGATACTGTCACGTTTAGAACTCCCCAGAGGGCTGCAAAGATCGTTATTCCAGCCAGATCGCGAGTTCTGAAGTAAGCCATAAAACCACTCTCAGAGTAATACTTTTTTAGAAAAATGTAATACTAATATTTAAACCTTCATAATCTTAAATCCGTCTCTTCTTCATTAGCTTAACTTTAAAACCCAGAGTAAATAACAATTAATACAGCATCTCCTAAATTATATATTTCAAGTTTCTCAAGTTATTCCGTTAATGCAAACATTTTATTCAAAGCCTTCTTTGCTTTCTTTGCAATGCTTTTCGGAACGCTGACAGGGTTTTGTTCTTCTTTTAAAGAGTGGTAAAGTCTTTCTAAAGTGGTGAGTTTCATAGCGTTGCATGTTGCACCTCCGTATGCAGGAAGGAATTGTTTGTCGGGATTTTCTTTTCTAAGTTTATGAAGAATCCCAACTTCGGTGCCGATGATAAATTTCTTTACAGACAAGATGTTTGAATATCTGCAGATTTGTGAGGTGCTTCCAATGAAATCTGCAATTTCCCTTACCTCTTTGGAGCATTCTGGATGCACTGCTACCACAGCGTCTGGGTGTGCTTGCCTTTGCGCCATTATGTCTTCTTTCATGAACAGTATGTGTGTGGGACAGAAGCCTTGGGGAGGAATGGGAATGACTTTTTTTCCGGTTTTTTCTTGGACGTATTCTGCTAGGTTGCGGTCGGGACCAAAAAGGATAGTTTCTCCATCAAGGGTTTCCACAATTTTTATGGCATTTGCGGAAGTGCAGCAGACGTCGCATTCTGCTTTTGCTTCGGCCAGAGTATTGACGTAAAGCACGACTGGTGTGTTTGGGTATCTTTGTTTCCATATTTTCAGTTGTTCGGCGGGAAGCATTTGAACCATGGAGCATCTTGAACCCATACATGGCAGTAGTACTTTTTTTTCTGGGTTGAGAATGGCGGCTGATTCAGCCATGAAATTTACGGCTGCGAACACTATTATTTTTGCATCTTTTTCTTCTTTTGCTCGACGGCTGAGTTCTATGCTGTCACCCACATAGTCTGCAATGTCTTGAATTTCTGGGCGTTGATAATTGTGTGCCAGTATTACCGCTTTTTTTTCTCGTTTAAGCTTGAGGATATCATCGACGAGTGTCATGTTTATTCTCCCAGAGATTATGGGCAAGGTAGTAAATGTGTTGGATAATATATCTTTAACGTATTTCATATAAACTCAACAAGGTTTGGCAGCTTTTTGCAGTAAATGCACTAGGCTTCAAGGATACGTGTACTTGGAGATGTCTGAAGCGAAGTTAAGCTTTGGCTGTTTTAGACGCAAAGAAGATTCCTGTAGTAACAAGGATTATTGTGCTGAGGGACCCAAAGAGGCCAATGTATCCCATGGTTGATGCAAGTATTATTCCTGACATGATTGGTCCGATTGTTTGGCCGATGTCCATTATGGTGGCTAGGAATCCCATAGTTGCGCCGTAGTTTTCTTTTTGAGTTAATTCAGACACAAGTGCGGGTGTTGACGAGGTTACTAGTGAGAATCCTAGTCCGTATAATATAGAAAGCACTAGGAGGATGGGGAAATCAACTGTTAGAGGAATGGCAATCAGCAGAAAACTAGTGATTAGTGATCCTATAATAATGGGTGTTCTTCTTCCGATTTTGTCAGATAGTTTACCCATGAAAGGCTTAGTAAGTGAAATTATGATGGGCTGCGCTCCTAAGATTATGCCTACTAGTAAAAGGTTCATCGTTGCGATGTCTTGAAGGTACCCCACCAAAAAGAATTCAACAGCTCCAAAAGTATAGTATTGAGAGGCTTCCAAAATGCCTACTATGAGAATTCCCTTGTTACCTGCGATTTTGCTCCAATCTTGAAGAACACTAGTGTTTTTCCTAGATTTCATCTTTTCTAGAGTTTTATTGAAATTTGTTGAGGTAATTTCTTTGAGATATATTAAAGCTGTGAATAGAGAAATAATGCCCGCGACTCCAACAATGACATATAGCTCACGATAGTTGTTGACTGTAATGAATAGAATTGAACCTCCGAGGAGAGGAGCAACACTTCTTCCTATAATGGTAGCTGAAGAAAACGTAGAAATTCTCTCGCCCCTTTTTGTCGGGAACAACTCTGCGATTGTTGCGTTTGAAACTGGAACAAATATGGCAGTTGCGAAACCGTGATAGAAACGCACTAGCACAAGTTGCCACCAAGAAGACACGAATAAATATAGGAAAGGTGCGGAAGCAAAGACAACACAAGATGTTAACAGAAGTTTTCTTCGCCCAAAAACGTCGGAAAGCCAACCAGCAGGAAAGCTTACAAGTATTCCAGGAATCGTAGAGGCTGCAGCAACAATTCCCAGTAATGCTTCTGGCGTGCCTAAACTTGTGGAAAACGGTTTCAAAACTGGGTTTTTCGACATTGTAGAACTTAGAATTGCAAATAGTCCTATGAAGCATAGCGTCCAGAAGAATCTGCTTGGTGCATTGTGAAACATGGCTTTTGCAAACTCGAAATGCTTATTTTTTCGTCTTCTTTCTGAGAAAGTTAAACCGCTGTTTTCTATCCATCTTATCTAGGTCGTCTTTGTATCTCTCTTTAACTAGGCGAAGCTTGCAGTAGGCATAAAGAGAGTCATATAGAAACTTCTGCTTTTCTATTGCCTCGAAGTCATCTTTGACAATCATCATTGAACCAGCGGCTATGGCTTTGAGTCCGATGCTTTCTGGTGCCAACGCTTTGTCAGTTGTGTCTGCTGCTCTAACAATCTTTGCGATCTCTAACAAAGCTGGATTTTTGAATTTGTATTTTTCTATTATCGCATCGAAAGTACATTTGTCGCTTTTGTGTCCCAACTCAACGTTAGGCACGTCAAACGGTATTGCCTTCTCTGTTTCCACAACCTCTCCAATTTTCTCCGCTGGAACGAAAATGAACTCTGCCGTTGGGTCCACGAATTTCTTAATTAACCAAGGAGAAGCAACCCTGTCGACATGCACGTGTTCACGAGTAACCCATCTCATCATGTTACCTCCATGCGGATAATTTACTTAGCGATTCTCCATATAACTTATGTCTAAAAGAAAAGCTCTGATTTCCGAATTGTATACTTCTAAGACACGACATTAAGAGCTCAAGTTGACAAATTGTTTCTTTATCCTTTCGATATTACATGTTGATGGTTTTTTCTCTTTTTCGGGACAATAACCATATTCCACACAGAAAGGGCCAGCGTTCTCAAAAAGTACTGGAGCAACTTTTTTGGCTTGTTTCAACATTTCGATTGCCGTCTCGTGGATTTCCCATTGGGCACGTTCGCAGCATCGCAAATTAAAGAAGCGGCGTAGCTCTCGAGCGTTCATAGTTACCACAATGTTAGTCATGGCAGCGTTTGGCAGAATAAACCTTGCGTCTTCCTTTGGGATACTGTATTTTAGCAGTTTTTGGTAAGCTTCTGAGATTTTTGCTAACGCGTCTTCAAATGTTTCCTTGGCGTCTTTGTGGTTTTTAATGCTTTTTGGAGTGACATAATGTTCAAGGGTGTTGTATGCTACATATCTTTGGCTTTGTTGCGTATAGGACGCTAGTCTATGTCTTACGAGTTGGTGAGTCAACGCTCTTGAAACGTTTTCTAGACTGAAGGTGAAAGAGGCATGCTCTATGACGGAAGTGTGACCGAAATCCATAACCCTCTGAAGTATTTTTCTAGCCTTTGCCAAATCGAGTTTTTTGAAGTTTTCTGATGTCACTACTGGATGCGTAGAGGTTAGAGCTGCCGAGGCGCAAAGCAGCTCTGGGTTAGGTGTGTAGCTGAGGAGCTTGACCTTCATCTTAACTCACATTCTTGAAATATTAGAATACTAGGGTGAAAAAGATTGTGAGCGTCTTAAGTTTAAATGTTGGCGTAGATATGGTTGCTTGAATATCGTCCAGTATCCATTTCGTTTTCGATTTCTCGCAGCAAAAGAATTCGCTTAAAAGTTGCAGGATGCGTTGAAAACCACATGTTGATAGCTGTCCACGTTGATTTAGCTTCTCTTTCCATGGCTATCTGCAGTTCTCTCTCATCTAAGACACCGTCCCGATCAAGGTCGTAAACATCTTTTCGCTTAATTATGCCTTGGCACTCCTGCTTTGCCATCGCGGGATCACCTATGTAGAAAGTTCTTGCGCCCGTTGTTGGTTTCGGCGAGAGTGAGAGCCCATAGGTGATTTTGGATAATGCACTCTGTAGATTTCTTGGCTGACTGGTTATGTAGGCGGAGTAGGCGTCAGCGTAATGTTCACGGTTTCTGCTTAAGCCCATTACACACAGAAGCGTAACTATGTAGACCACGTATGATATTAAGGCGACAATAAAAAGTGCGGCTCTGAGACCACCACCTTCCTTTTTGTCGCGGGAACTACTAATGCTGCTCCATTTCGCAGACTCAAATGTCCCCCAAGCGATCCAATAAGCAAGAAGAGGTAACGCTGAAAGCATGGTCATAACCAGATAGTCTTTGTGTTTGATGTGACCAAGCTCATGCCCGACAACCGCTTTTACTTCGTCTTTATTCAACCTTCTAAGCAGACCCTCATGCACTGCAAGAGTGGCGCCGCCGGCGGTTATCCCAAAAATGAACGCGTTTGGTGTTCCATCTGGAACTATTGCTAGTTTAGGCATGGGAATATCGCTTTTTTGAGCGAGTTCTTTTACCATCGATTCTAGCCACGGGTTTTCGCCTGGCTTCAAGTAGCGCAAATGTGTGGAGCCTCTCACGATGGTTGGTCCAATAAGATACTGTAGAAGAAGGAAAAATAGAGTGGCGATGAAAGCCAAGATTATTGGGAGTTGAAGTACAAACATTATCACTCCTAAGAAGACGACAAATATTATGCTGACTAGAAGGATAGATATGACCATAGAAAGTTTTAGCCGAGCTAATCTAGCCAAAGTTGCAGCCTCGTTTAAGAGCTAGGATTGCTTGTTAGAAATAAGCATTTTCACTAAACCCAAAAGCGAACCGCTTGCTAAATTGCGCCTGCGCTATCTTCTCGCCATTCTAAACAAAAAGCTAACTATGAATATAACTTCAGACAGATAGGTCAACTAGTAACCTATCTGATAAGTGCCAACAGCCCAATTTCTACCGAGAAAAAACACATTCGGGCAAACCATAAGTCCCGCGGCTATTGGACAAAAAATTACTGGCAGGAGCTCAAAAACCTTTTTCCTAAAGATTAAAGGTGATACTCTTGTGGCTAATGTTAGAATTTGAATTATGAACATAGCTATAAGCACTGCTGAAAACTGTGTCCCAAACGCTATTGCATTGTAATTGTGGAACCAATAATTATAAAACCAGTATTCGTAAACTGCGTATGGACTTCCAAAAGGCAACCGCCCATTACAAAATTGAGTCTGGGATTCAAATGACCAGTAGTAGCTTGAAGATATACGTCCGATAAAACTGGGATGAATCTGATAATAGAAAGGAAAAATGCAGGAACAGAAAAACAGCACACACCCAGCGTGGCAAAGACTTTCTGTAAAATGTTATAAATGCGCAGGGATTTGGCAGGCTTACTTTTCATATTGGTCATAATATGTCTCTCATTTTTCATAATATCCGCTTTGGAAATACGCTAGAAAATGTGGATAGTCTTTCTTATAGTTCTAGAGATTATAACAAATCCGAGGCTTTCCAGCCGAGGCGTAGATTAGTTGCTGTTTCACGTCAGTCTGTTCATAAAACGCATGCAAAGACGCGCGCAAAGGCGACACTGTTATTATATTTTTCTTTTGAGGAGACATAGTCTGTGACCGAGAATATTAACTTCGCCTTGTTTTTCAAGGATGGAGTTTTGAGCGAAGTCTTTACGTAGTTCTAACATGTTTAACGTGTCGTAGCCGTTGTGGTTTAAGAAGTTCAGTGAAACTGAGTGTTTCGGCTCCACAGTCAAATATATCGACGTTTCACCATTTTTTCGAACAAGATCTTCACATCTTGCCAACAGTTTGCTGCCTACACCTTTTCTTCTGAAAGATTTTGCAACGAAGACTTCTCTCACGAAGTATGCTCCATCCTAAAGCTGAACCCTTGCAAATCCAATTAGCTTTCCATAGTATTCCGCCACAAACACCCACGAATTCAGGCCGAGGCTTTCTCTTGCAGTTTCTACAGCCTCTTTTTCGTCAAGCTTTAGTTGTTCCCAACCTTGCCATTCCCGCATCTCATTAAAGAAATCTCTATAAAGACAGGCTAAATCGTTAAAGTCGCCGTTTCGGTATCGCTTAATGTTCACAAGACGCCTCTCCTTTAGTTATGCAAATCATATATATCTTAGACGTATAATGGTTTTTTAACAATCCTTTGGAGCAAATCTATTTGGCAAGGTTTCATCTAGGACTTTTGTCTTTTGGCGTTTATCTGATGATTGTTGCAGTTTGGATAGCTGCTTTTCTTTTAGAAATAATCACAGCAGAAAACATTGTTCCCTTAATTCTTCTATCCAGCGGCATTTGGACCGTAGTTACTGCTGGTCTAAAAGCGGCTAAACCTGAAGAAGGCGCATTCAGCACTTTCGGCTGGGGTATGCTCTTCATAGTTCTCGGCGGCTCATTGTACATGGTTAACATGGGAATGAACCCTATGTATACCATCGTGTTTGTGTTAGCATTAATCGGGGCTCTAGCAGTTGTCACTGCGCTGCGGTCAAGCAGAAAATAGAAACTTTATTTCAGCCCTGCACACTTAACAGATTAGAGGCATCCCATGTCCATAATACAAGAAATCAGCTGTGCCCACTGCGGAGCACCAATCCTATTCAAACCCGGAGAAATCGTAACCACGTGCCGTTACTGCGGCTTCACCCAGGTAATCGAAACAGGCAAACCCTTCACCTT is drawn from Candidatus Bathyarchaeota archaeon and contains these coding sequences:
- the tsaA gene encoding tRNA (N6-threonylcarbamoyladenosine(37)-N6)-methyltransferase TrmO, which gives rise to MPFKKIKIRPIGFVERASSDEDVKDKSLVSRIVLKKDLTKALDSIEEFSHVFVIFWLHNILNTGKTVLKVHPRGLAELPLVGIFATRAPVHPNPIGLTLVELVKREGNVLWVKGLDAVNGTPVLDIKPFNGWDVVMSTRVPKWSTKIDK
- a CDS encoding formylmethanofuran dehydrogenase subunit E family protein, with translation MTLERNISSELTSILEKAAEFHGHLGPFLVIGVRMGLTGLSRLGIKRGELSKITASLPHCIPFSCIIDGLQITTKCTTGNQKLSLIDSEKIQAEFERKDTGQKMLVALNQSMFEKLKSQLLSQETLPNEEVRELAWKVAAIPEDKLFVIT
- the nadA gene encoding quinolinate synthase NadA; this encodes MTLVDDILKLKREKKAVILAHNYQRPEIQDIADYVGDSIELSRRAKEEKDAKIIVFAAVNFMAESAAILNPEKKVLLPCMGSRCSMVQMLPAEQLKIWKQRYPNTPVVLYVNTLAEAKAECDVCCTSANAIKIVETLDGETILFGPDRNLAEYVQEKTGKKVIPIPPQGFCPTHILFMKEDIMAQRQAHPDAVVAVHPECSKEVREIADFIGSTSQICRYSNILSVKKFIIGTEVGILHKLRKENPDKQFLPAYGGATCNAMKLTTLERLYHSLKEEQNPVSVPKSIAKKAKKALNKMFALTE
- a CDS encoding DUF1893 domain-containing protein, whose protein sequence is MSLKGKMYDLEVAKQRLRDKKLSLVFVKNSKPIFETNKEGLSGFLQAIEELNGNLSDASVADKIIGRAASLLCAYSNVKATFAIILSQSALEILNTYNIHCEFETLVPTILNLKKTDKCPFEKLVENITNSEEAYEKIKRLYNSQTQMHTQ
- a CDS encoding type II/IV secretion system ATPase subunit; its protein translation is MEKTEQQIKKKKPSVFREVYSIQEPYVYAAIVKDPKTQKVRYKVIEPTLLEEEAEILKEIKKTLMEEIDVNLNDIDTSEKAAEYLKQKVREVIKNYRLKIAEEAVDKLVYYIIRDFVHYGKIDSLMKDRMVEDISADGVNIPVYVWHREYESLPTSIVFEDESELNSFIVRLAYLSGKNISIASPMLDGSLPDGSRIQLTYGSEVTRRGSTFTIRRFRVDPLTISDLLNFNTLSSEMAAYFWYAIEHRASVLVAGGVASGKTTLLNCLSMFIKPELKIVSVEDTAELNLPHENWIPSVIRIGFGNEKGSGAITLFDLLKAAVRQRPDFIIVGEVRGAEAYTLFQAMATGHLGMSTIHGESVNSVINRLESEPMNIPKPLLAMIDAVTIQVRTEIDGKPARRTATITEITALDPKTKDLHTNDVFNWSPRSDSFQYTGQSHILERNMEKMGVSEEEVREELKKRKTVLEWMVRKNIRKYSQVANVIREYYTNPNRIYRKARMGG
- a CDS encoding MFS transporter; the protein is MFHNAPSRFFWTLCFIGLFAILSSTMSKNPVLKPFSTSLGTPEALLGIVAAASTIPGILVSFPAGWLSDVFGRRKLLLTSCVVFASAPFLYLFVSSWWQLVLVRFYHGFATAIFVPVSNATIAELFPTKRGERISTFSSATIIGRSVAPLLGGSILFITVNNYRELYVIVGVAGIISLFTALIYLKEITSTNFNKTLEKMKSRKNTSVLQDWSKIAGNKGILIVGILEASQYYTFGAVEFFLVGYLQDIATMNLLLVGIILGAQPIIISLTKPFMGKLSDKIGRRTPIIIGSLITSFLLIAIPLTVDFPILLVLSILYGLGFSLVTSSTPALVSELTQKENYGATMGFLATIMDIGQTIGPIMSGIILASTMGYIGLFGSLSTIILVTTGIFFASKTAKA